One segment of Clostridium botulinum DNA contains the following:
- a CDS encoding DUF2334 domain-containing protein: protein MNKFFTYILLSLSLISLTGCNDINNSKSQIPENTNNTIENKIMDEDLTSDNLSKNNNLTLIDYSNFKDLGINKDNVTLKINGHDLDFNLPIYLDKNRYYFSLNEIIHNLNGTFTKDEDCLYLNIHDEIYSINLLDNTIHCPNKEFKLKKDLLNSENIYYICFFDLSNMLDLYTRWDKDNKIINCKINSNQYINDTSSKVNNDNYKNNSLNNELEDKNNSTSASSKNTQIGLIRFEDVCVTSQGYDKNYFENLRIIGEYMNEQNIPYHIAWIPRYKNPNFKIDNDPLTKNNFEIAEMVYTLDYLKNNNGIIGLHGYTHQFGNYESAAGFEFGKFEPSTDVFKEKIEKAIETASYLDIPIDFFEVPHYEITPEQNKIAEKYFKILYYPFNDYGVDKADLKMPQLSPYNNSSLYISTPLDYIAEGKENICLDRIKNSDISNMGSVFFHPSLENAFISLNEDSDGYPSFNYADNSILKRLVTILKEKGFKITKVTEL from the coding sequence ATGAATAAATTTTTTACTTATATTCTTTTATCATTGAGTCTTATATCTTTGACAGGTTGCAATGATATAAATAACTCTAAATCTCAGATTCCCGAAAATACAAATAATACTATTGAAAATAAAATTATGGATGAAGATTTAACATCTGATAATTTATCTAAAAATAATAATTTAACTCTTATTGATTATTCAAATTTTAAAGATTTAGGAATTAATAAAGATAATGTAACTCTTAAAATAAATGGACATGATTTAGATTTTAACCTACCAATATACTTAGATAAAAATAGGTACTATTTTTCTTTAAATGAAATTATACATAATTTAAATGGTACCTTTACTAAAGATGAAGATTGTTTATATTTAAATATACATGATGAAATTTATTCTATTAACCTTTTAGATAATACTATTCATTGCCCTAATAAAGAATTTAAATTAAAGAAAGATTTATTAAACTCTGAAAATATTTATTACATATGTTTTTTTGACCTTTCTAATATGCTTGATTTATATACCAGATGGGATAAGGATAATAAGATAATTAATTGTAAAATTAATTCTAATCAATATATTAACGACACTAGCTCTAAAGTAAATAATGATAATTATAAAAATAATAGTTTAAATAATGAATTAGAGGACAAAAACAACAGTACTTCTGCTTCTTCTAAAAACACACAAATAGGATTAATAAGATTTGAAGATGTGTGTGTAACATCTCAAGGTTATGATAAAAACTATTTTGAAAACCTTCGTATAATTGGAGAATATATGAATGAACAAAACATTCCTTATCATATAGCTTGGATTCCAAGATATAAAAATCCTAATTTTAAAATTGATAATGACCCTTTAACTAAAAATAATTTTGAGATAGCAGAAATGGTTTATACACTTGATTATTTAAAAAATAATAATGGGATAATTGGTTTACATGGATATACTCATCAATTTGGAAACTATGAATCAGCTGCTGGATTTGAATTTGGTAAGTTTGAACCTTCCACAGATGTTTTTAAAGAAAAAATTGAAAAAGCTATTGAAACTGCATCATACTTAGATATACCCATAGATTTTTTTGAAGTTCCACATTATGAGATAACTCCAGAACAAAATAAAATTGCTGAAAAATATTTTAAAATACTTTATTATCCATTCAATGATTATGGTGTTGATAAAGCTGATCTAAAAATGCCACAATTAAGTCCTTATAATAATTCTTCACTATATATATCAACTCCATTAGATTATATTGCAGAAGGTAAAGAGAATATATGCTTAGATAGGATTAAAAATTCTGATATATCTAATATGGGGAGTGTGTTCTTTCATCCTTCATTAGAAAATGCTTTTATTTCATTAAATGAAGATTCTGATGGTTATCCATCTTTTAATTACGCTGATAATTCTATATTAAAACGCTTAGTAACTATCTTAAAAGAAAAAGGTTTTAAAATAACTAAAGTAACTGAGCTTTAA
- a CDS encoding cadherin-like beta sandwich domain-containing protein yields the protein MKINLKRIISQILIFAVMITGIQLDNIKAASAVELNLGFVVEAGGANLDINKSSSNAYYTDEIDMSVSTINIKSSDTSYYKLEGVTSSSSGVKIASSTTNGVTSYKIAVTKYNDFNATIKVKDLGTQEVKSYNVTFKFKEENADTFKFNKIMIVASGSGGSMTLDLDYNSDGDDYYISGLGDDVDTAKVSIVDENGKAITSGVKITMDGKTGTFKLLGGENEILISRTVNGRTKTFKLVIAKKGSAKLKSLTGITLSPRFDPETTDYTATVPTATDKVILKPTAADNSSTIRINGVLVTSGANSQPISLKEGKNDITIRVTTKDGEVGVYNLEVTRTEAPRSSYLKSLKINSASLSPSFNKQTFDYTATVENKVTAVTVTPTAEYATSTIKVNGKTVVSGGTTGYISLDEGSNEIEIKVTDAKGDTSTYDIVITRRYGKDNVKLSNLKSTEGTLSPKFDPETYLYTVKVDRAIGRTKLVFTAQNDKAVVKINGKEYASAQESDYIDLKIGANLINIEVVAEDKKTTTLYRVSVIRDKIQAINEWVLSGDDWTFYDALGYQVKNKWVKYDNQWYFVNINGYMEKNGWLNESGEWYYLNGDGTMKTGWFKDNGYWYYLQGDGKMKNSGWGYYDKEWYMFGPNGMLETGWKQHKGNWYFLLDNGTMRRGWQYYDLNWYYLNDDGTMKKGWLYDGKNYYYLNNSGVMKTGWQRINGKDYYFDSAGKMKTGFIFLDGKWYNLGQDGSLS from the coding sequence ATGAAAATTAATTTAAAAAGAATTATTTCACAAATTTTAATATTTGCAGTTATGATAACTGGAATTCAACTTGATAATATTAAAGCTGCAAGTGCAGTGGAATTGAATTTAGGGTTTGTTGTAGAAGCGGGTGGAGCCAATTTAGATATTAATAAGAGTTCTTCCAATGCGTATTATACAGATGAAATTGATATGTCAGTATCGACTATTAATATAAAATCAAGTGATACATCGTATTACAAATTAGAAGGGGTTACTTCTAGTTCGAGTGGTGTGAAAATTGCAAGCTCAACAACTAATGGGGTTACAAGTTATAAAATAGCTGTAACTAAATACAATGATTTTAATGCTACTATTAAAGTAAAAGATTTAGGAACTCAAGAAGTTAAATCTTATAATGTTACTTTTAAATTTAAAGAAGAAAATGCTGATACGTTTAAATTCAACAAAATCATGATAGTTGCATCTGGTAGTGGCGGATCAATGACTCTTGATTTAGACTATAATTCTGACGGTGATGATTACTATATATCAGGCTTAGGTGATGATGTAGACACTGCTAAAGTTAGTATTGTAGATGAAAATGGTAAAGCTATAACTTCAGGTGTTAAGATTACTATGGATGGTAAGACAGGCACATTTAAGTTATTAGGTGGGGAAAATGAAATACTTATAAGTAGAACAGTTAATGGACGTACTAAGACATTTAAACTTGTAATTGCTAAAAAAGGCAGTGCTAAATTAAAGTCTTTAACAGGGATAACATTATCGCCTAGATTTGATCCAGAAACTACAGATTATACAGCTACTGTTCCAACAGCAACAGATAAGGTTATATTAAAACCAACAGCAGCAGATAATTCATCTACTATAAGAATAAATGGTGTTCTTGTAACTAGTGGAGCTAATAGTCAACCTATATCGTTAAAAGAAGGAAAGAATGATATAACTATTAGAGTAACTACAAAAGATGGCGAAGTTGGAGTTTATAATTTAGAGGTTACTAGAACTGAAGCACCAAGAAGTTCTTACTTAAAATCTTTAAAAATAAATTCAGCATCACTTTCACCATCATTTAATAAACAAACTTTTGATTATACAGCTACAGTTGAAAATAAAGTAACTGCTGTAACTGTGACTCCAACAGCTGAATATGCCACATCAACTATTAAGGTTAATGGCAAAACTGTTGTAAGTGGAGGAACTACAGGTTATATTAGTTTAGATGAAGGTTCTAATGAAATAGAAATAAAGGTTACTGATGCTAAAGGTGACACTAGTACTTATGATATAGTTATTACAAGAAGATATGGAAAAGATAATGTAAAACTTTCAAATCTTAAGAGTACAGAAGGAACTTTATCACCAAAATTTGATCCAGAAACATATCTTTATACTGTAAAAGTGGACAGGGCTATAGGAAGAACTAAACTTGTATTTACTGCTCAAAATGATAAAGCTGTAGTAAAGATAAACGGTAAAGAATATGCAAGTGCACAAGAATCTGATTATATTGATTTAAAAATAGGTGCAAATCTTATTAATATAGAAGTTGTGGCAGAAGATAAGAAAACTACCACATTATATAGAGTAAGTGTAATTAGAGATAAAATACAAGCTATTAATGAATGGGTTTTATCAGGTGATGATTGGACATTCTATGATGCATTAGGATATCAAGTGAAAAATAAGTGGGTTAAATATGATAATCAATGGTATTTTGTAAATATCAATGGATACATGGAAAAGAACGGCTGGCTTAACGAAAGTGGAGAATGGTACTATCTAAATGGAGATGGAACTATGAAAACTGGTTGGTTCAAAGATAATGGATATTGGTATTATCTTCAAGGCGATGGAAAGATGAAAAATTCTGGCTGGGGATATTATGATAAAGAATGGTACATGTTTGGACCTAATGGAATGTTAGAAACAGGTTGGAAACAACATAAAGGTAATTGGTATTTCTTATTAGACAACGGTACTATGAGAAGAGGCTGGCAATATTATGATTTAAATTGGTATTATTTAAATGATGATGGAACAATGAAAAAAGGTTGGCTATATGATGGAAAGAACTATTATTATTTAAATAATAGTGGTGTAATGAAGACTGGATGGCAAAGAATAAATGGTAAAGATTATTACTTTGATTCAGCAGGAAAAATGAAAACAGGATTTATCTTCTTAGATGGTAAGTGGTATAACTTAGGACAAGATGGTTCATTAAGTTAG
- a CDS encoding surface protein PspA produces MREFMRHIHFKPIAMILTILFIQVAFILYLPCKDSYIAYADEVLHKDDTEKSYELSENLIGKSTELMSDENVLSNTENNQVDIILKDFNESHIVKESDNTENTESKHDKVQGESNNTTDGDNIIDKDDNASEKPDEGNTDETEQGGSSGNESSGGSDEDVPPEIDNKKQAIVPSINSFAEDMGKNREKLTVSATNINAQGEYTFIILASDKLNVCKHSATNSTLNKWFIPLIELSKGEQKLSYSTDGKNFFELSLDSNNKIPYYMRANITGAPNYTEKERDSILYFKYAEDGGDTAIKIRIHYIPSINANDNNNSGNVSGDILKSVSIYGTERIGSTLRAKIKYNNNTDKPKVSYQWLRCKDKDGEYKEISGADKEEYKLKSNDKGYYLKVKVTVSGEVSENKESNRSEVIKEKLKDNSSSSNSGSSSSNDYNSGIVVDTDKTNDEQMYLNTSYSSKVDKEIFDLTKEYEYEKLILEGSNYVWNFNASDLKNVSQMDDSFDSEIQTKAQRDSEVVINFKHHGVLPGKATVQVNVGDELNGNNRYLYYYNEETNSLELISSNISVKKGKATFTITHCSKYILSANPNSNSNISSSDYNTTIDKSTQNNYVNNVVNSDKTSNESNFNNVDSSSLKWRESMDGKWYLCSNSFIMTGWQKVDNNWYYFNEFGVMQKDWVNSNGKWYYLDNNGCMATGWIKSNNNWYYINSNGEISTGWKEFNKVWYYFNTNGEMQTGWQYIDYRWYYLYPDGSMAYNVEIDGRVLNQNGAAR; encoded by the coding sequence ATGAGAGAGTTTATGAGACATATTCATTTTAAACCAATTGCAATGATTCTTACTATATTATTTATTCAAGTTGCTTTTATTTTGTATTTACCTTGCAAAGATTCTTACATTGCTTATGCCGATGAGGTATTACATAAAGATGACACGGAGAAATCTTATGAGTTATCTGAAAATTTAATTGGAAAATCTACAGAGCTAATGAGTGACGAAAATGTTTTAAGTAATACTGAGAATAATCAGGTAGATATTATTTTAAAAGATTTTAATGAAAGTCATATTGTTAAAGAAAGTGATAATACAGAAAATACTGAATCAAAACATGATAAAGTTCAAGGGGAAAGCAATAATACAACAGATGGAGACAATATAATAGATAAAGATGATAATGCAAGTGAGAAACCTGATGAAGGAAATACAGATGAAACTGAACAAGGTGGAAGTAGTGGCAATGAGTCTTCAGGCGGAAGTGATGAAGATGTACCACCAGAAATAGATAATAAGAAACAAGCTATAGTACCTTCAATAAATTCTTTTGCAGAAGATATGGGAAAAAATCGTGAAAAGCTTACTGTAAGTGCAACTAATATAAATGCACAAGGAGAATATACATTTATTATTTTAGCAAGTGATAAACTTAATGTATGTAAACATTCTGCTACAAATAGCACTTTAAATAAGTGGTTTATACCATTAATAGAATTAAGCAAAGGTGAACAAAAATTATCTTATAGTACTGATGGAAAAAACTTTTTTGAACTTAGTTTAGATTCAAATAATAAAATACCATATTATATGAGAGCAAATATAACAGGAGCACCTAATTATACTGAAAAAGAACGTGACAGTATTCTTTATTTTAAGTATGCAGAGGATGGTGGTGATACAGCAATAAAAATTAGAATTCATTATATACCATCTATAAATGCTAATGATAATAATAACTCAGGTAATGTTAGCGGAGATATATTGAAATCTGTATCTATATATGGAACTGAAAGGATAGGAAGCACTTTAAGAGCTAAGATTAAATATAACAATAATACAGACAAGCCTAAAGTTTCATACCAATGGTTAAGATGTAAAGATAAAGATGGAGAATATAAAGAAATAAGTGGTGCAGATAAAGAAGAGTATAAGCTTAAAAGTAATGATAAAGGATATTATTTAAAAGTTAAGGTAACAGTATCTGGAGAAGTTAGTGAAAATAAAGAAAGTAATAGAAGTGAGGTGATTAAAGAAAAATTAAAAGATAATTCTTCAAGTAGTAATTCGGGAAGTAGTAGTTCAAATGATTATAATAGTGGAATTGTAGTTGATACGGATAAAACAAATGATGAGCAAATGTATTTAAATACTTCATATTCAAGTAAGGTTGATAAAGAAATATTTGATTTAACTAAGGAATATGAATATGAAAAATTAATTCTTGAGGGAAGTAATTATGTATGGAATTTTAATGCTTCGGATTTAAAAAATGTATCTCAAATGGATGATAGTTTTGATTCTGAAATACAAACGAAAGCACAAAGAGATTCTGAAGTGGTTATAAACTTTAAACATCATGGAGTTTTACCAGGAAAAGCAACTGTTCAAGTTAATGTTGGTGATGAATTAAATGGTAATAATAGATATTTGTATTATTATAATGAAGAAACTAATTCATTAGAGTTAATATCATCAAATATAAGTGTTAAAAAAGGAAAAGCAACATTTACTATAACACATTGCTCTAAATATATATTATCAGCAAATCCAAATTCAAATAGTAACATATCCTCAAGTGATTATAATACAACTATAGATAAATCAACACAAAATAATTACGTAAATAATGTAGTTAATTCGGATAAAACTTCTAATGAGTCTAATTTTAATAATGTAGATTCATCATCTTTAAAGTGGAGAGAATCTATGGATGGAAAATGGTATCTTTGTAGTAATTCATTTATAATGACAGGATGGCAAAAGGTAGATAATAATTGGTACTACTTTAATGAGTTTGGAGTTATGCAAAAAGATTGGGTTAATTCAAATGGTAAGTGGTATTACTTAGATAATAATGGATGCATGGCTACAGGATGGATAAAATCAAATAATAATTGGTATTATATAAATTCCAATGGAGAGATATCTACTGGATGGAAAGAATTTAATAAAGTATGGTATTACTTTAATACAAATGGAGAAATGCAAACAGGATGGCAATATATAGATTACAGATGGTATTATCTATATCCAGATGGATCAATGGCGTATAATGTAGAAATTGATGGACGTGTATTAAATCAAAATGGAGCAGCTAGATAG
- a CDS encoding cadherin-like beta sandwich domain-containing protein, which yields MNKRLKRIIAIALTISAFSTIQPTKYINLFTTEAYAASSHISNLILNKTDTSNELKLYRDDEYDVSTEFRTSRNQYYAKTSLRSVNISCDTDSKYETYIFADSNKRSTAFEPDEEVELGKGTTTLYVRTYKEGRFDKNNVKNDVVDEYEIHIERTSSGSSNNSSLYLSSISLDYGKISFSKTKTSYDVDVNSSVDELEIKAKPSDEDYTVRIDGTKVKDSNGYEETVDLKKGKNVIEIAVTDEDDNEKIYTLNVYRGGRDSSSSDSSKEDNKQDPVYLDDLKLNNGDIKLDFNKKVTSYDVKVASTMDSVTIEAEPDDDEYEVTVNGKSVNSKNQRTVDLTLNKKNEIKVKVTNEDDEYRTYTLNITRGTVSSSNDNNNNNNSGTVTPGGTVTPGGGNNNNNSSNNNASAAKNKWVKTSNGNWQYYDENGLVLKNKWFKDTSKNKWYYLDANGDMKTNWLQNNGKWYYLNYDGSMMTGWTKINGFWYYLNTDGTMLVGWYKIGDNWYYSNADGAMRTGWLQEGKTKYYLNENGTMQKGQKTINGVNYNFDASGKLVE from the coding sequence ATGAATAAAAGATTAAAAAGAATTATTGCAATAGCACTTACAATTAGTGCATTTTCAACAATACAACCAACAAAATATATCAACTTATTTACTACAGAAGCATATGCGGCAAGTAGTCATATAAGTAATTTAATATTAAACAAAACTGATACATCAAATGAACTTAAATTATATAGGGATGATGAGTATGATGTAAGTACAGAATTTAGAACTAGCAGAAATCAATATTATGCTAAGACTTCATTAAGAAGTGTTAATATAAGCTGTGATACAGATTCTAAGTATGAAACTTATATTTTTGCAGATAGCAATAAAAGATCAACTGCCTTTGAACCAGATGAAGAAGTAGAGCTTGGAAAAGGAACAACAACTCTATATGTAAGAACTTATAAAGAAGGACGTTTTGATAAAAACAATGTTAAAAATGATGTTGTAGATGAGTATGAAATTCATATAGAAAGAACTTCATCAGGTTCTTCAAATAATAGTAGTTTATATTTATCTAGTATTTCTTTAGACTATGGTAAAATATCTTTTTCTAAAACTAAGACAAGCTATGATGTGGATGTAAATTCATCAGTTGATGAATTAGAAATTAAAGCTAAACCATCAGATGAAGATTATACTGTAAGAATAGATGGTACAAAAGTAAAAGATAGTAATGGATACGAAGAAACTGTAGATCTTAAAAAAGGTAAAAATGTTATTGAAATTGCAGTAACGGATGAAGATGATAATGAAAAAATATATACATTAAATGTATATAGAGGTGGAAGAGATTCATCAAGTTCAGATTCAAGTAAAGAAGATAACAAACAAGATCCAGTGTATTTAGATGATTTAAAATTAAATAATGGAGATATTAAATTAGATTTTAATAAGAAAGTTACATCATATGATGTAAAAGTAGCATCTACTATGGATTCAGTTACAATAGAAGCTGAACCTGACGATGATGAATATGAAGTTACAGTAAATGGTAAAAGTGTGAATTCTAAAAATCAAAGAACTGTTGATTTAACTTTAAATAAAAAGAATGAAATAAAAGTTAAGGTTACAAATGAAGATGATGAATACAGAACATATACTTTAAATATAACAAGAGGAACAGTTTCTTCATCAAATGATAATAATAACAATAATAATTCAGGTACAGTAACACCAGGTGGAACTGTAACTCCAGGTGGTGGAAATAATAACAATAATTCGTCAAATAACAATGCTAGTGCTGCTAAGAATAAATGGGTTAAAACTTCAAATGGAAACTGGCAATATTATGATGAAAATGGATTAGTATTAAAGAATAAGTGGTTCAAGGATACTAGTAAAAATAAATGGTATTATCTTGATGCTAATGGAGATATGAAAACAAATTGGCTACAAAACAATGGTAAATGGTATTACTTAAATTATGATGGTTCAATGATGACTGGTTGGACTAAAATAAATGGATTCTGGTACTACTTAAATACTGATGGAACAATGTTAGTTGGTTGGTATAAAATAGGAGATAACTGGTACTACTCAAATGCTGATGGAGCTATGAGAACAGGTTGGTTACAAGAAGGAAAAACAAAATACTACTTAAATGAAAATGGAACAATGCAAAAAGGACAAAAAACAATAAATGGAGTTAATTATAATTTCGATGCTAGTGGTAAATTAGTAGAATAG
- a CDS encoding N-acetylmuramoyl-L-alanine amidase family protein encodes MFNRANKMTALLVAAAAVVSLVPATGVNAADVKRISSEDGKVYNAVAFKDGHFYLDGEVNDKDEAAYYLADGKYNELEKIDSNSAAKAYGEKYVNIEDGDYFVDLTNGKVTDEDVKEDDTDDAASTLRKKIKDDTEDRYDETDANDVRNEDSLKAVSGNKFAEMWYTTTVKQSKDCDSNGFALNGNKTFNIFTDAKGNYIDADHNVGSIKVKVKEEGKTTTSSAVTIENTDKEYKVGDSTKVKASIEQKSILGQDSKFIYRYAELKVSVVDEGKATIVSINGKDAKTTTLPVIQKISKEQASGDIDGAKYAKSVYTYVVSEDDAKTEDKDLKNFQELLDDASTKATIVNGKVVLYKENDKKEVRVQMASLKTKAGWYYTDCEGESKEDVDYNSDDSVYALDVDVDGNLWRIDGGFVYKFDNTDDWDKVYKVDGSMDRLSVYNKDNMVVWNENDEVYSVIGQKADKEEEKPEVEVKAGWNQAADGTWTFVKADGTKATGWYQDGATWYLLNEAGIMQTGWQTVGGTWYYLAGNGAMQTGWQNVNGAWYYLLGNGAMQTGWINDNGTWYFADGSGKMLANTTVNGYVLGANGAWVK; translated from the coding sequence ATGTTTAACAGAGCAAACAAAATGACAGCTTTATTAGTAGCTGCCGCAGCAGTAGTTTCATTAGTTCCAGCAACTGGAGTTAATGCAGCAGACGTTAAGAGAATATCTTCAGAAGATGGAAAGGTTTATAATGCAGTAGCATTTAAAGATGGACATTTCTACCTTGATGGAGAAGTAAATGATAAAGATGAAGCTGCTTATTACTTAGCAGATGGAAAGTACAATGAATTAGAAAAAATAGATTCAAATTCAGCTGCTAAAGCTTATGGAGAAAAATATGTTAACATTGAAGATGGAGATTACTTTGTTGATTTAACAAACGGTAAAGTAACTGACGAAGATGTTAAAGAAGATGATACAGATGATGCTGCTTCAACTTTAAGAAAAAAAATTAAAGATGACACTGAAGACAGATATGATGAAACTGACGCAAATGATGTTAGAAATGAAGATAGTTTAAAAGCTGTATCTGGAAACAAATTTGCTGAAATGTGGTATACAACTACAGTAAAACAATCAAAAGATTGTGATTCAAATGGATTTGCATTAAATGGTAATAAAACTTTCAATATCTTTACTGATGCAAAAGGAAACTATATTGATGCAGATCATAATGTAGGATCAATAAAAGTTAAAGTTAAAGAAGAAGGTAAAACTACTACTTCTTCAGCAGTAACTATAGAAAATACAGATAAAGAATATAAAGTTGGAGATTCTACTAAAGTTAAGGCTTCAATTGAACAAAAATCAATATTAGGACAAGATTCTAAATTCATATACAGATATGCTGAATTAAAAGTTTCAGTTGTAGACGAAGGAAAAGCAACTATAGTATCAATCAATGGTAAGGATGCTAAAACTACTACATTACCAGTTATCCAAAAGATATCTAAAGAACAAGCTTCAGGAGATATTGATGGAGCTAAATATGCTAAGAGCGTTTATACTTATGTAGTAAGTGAAGATGATGCTAAAACTGAAGATAAAGATCTTAAAAATTTCCAAGAATTATTAGATGATGCTTCTACAAAAGCAACTATAGTTAATGGAAAAGTAGTTCTTTATAAAGAAAATGATAAAAAAGAAGTAAGAGTTCAAATGGCTTCATTAAAGACAAAAGCTGGTTGGTACTATACTGATTGTGAAGGCGAATCTAAAGAAGATGTTGATTACAACTCAGATGATTCAGTTTACGCATTAGATGTAGATGTAGATGGAAACCTTTGGAGAATTGATGGAGGATTTGTTTACAAATTCGACAACACTGATGACTGGGATAAAGTTTACAAAGTAGACGGATCAATGGATAGATTATCAGTTTACAACAAAGACAACATGGTTGTTTGGAATGAAAATGATGAAGTTTATTCAGTAATTGGACAAAAAGCAGATAAAGAAGAAGAAAAACCAGAAGTTGAAGTTAAAGCTGGATGGAACCAAGCTGCTGATGGAACTTGGACATTCGTTAAAGCTGACGGAACTAAAGCAACTGGTTGGTATCAAGATGGAGCTACATGGTACTTATTAAATGAAGCTGGAATCATGCAAACTGGATGGCAAACTGTTGGTGGTACTTGGTACTACTTAGCAGGAAATGGTGCTATGCAAACTGGATGGCAAAATGTTAACGGAGCTTGGTACTACCTATTAGGAAATGGTGCTATGCAAACTGGTTGGATCAATGACAATGGTACTTGGTACTTTGCTGATGGATCAGGAAAAATGTTAGCTAACACAACTGTTAATGGTTATGTTTTAGGAGCTAATGGAGCTTGGGTTAAATAA